A region of Streptomyces cinnamoneus DNA encodes the following proteins:
- the metH gene encoding methionine synthase produces the protein MASHTPSTVHSARSAQLREALATRVVVADGAMGTMLQAQDPSLEDFQQLEGCNEILNVTRPDIVRSVHEAYFAVGVDCVETNTFGANLAALGEYEISDRIFELSEAGARVAREVADEFTAGDGRTRWVLGSVGPGTKLPTLGHAAYPVLRDAYQRNVEGLVAGGADAVLIETTQDLLQTKASVVGARRAMEAAGVDLPLLVQVTVETTGTMLLGSEIGAALTALEPLGIDMIGLNCATGPAEMSEHLRYLSRHARTRVSAMPNAGLPVLGKDGAHYPLSPAELADAHETFIREYGLSLVGGCCGTTPEHLRQVVERVRGLAPAGRSPRPEPGASSLYQTVPFRQDTSYLAIGERTNANGSKKFREAMLDGRWDDCVEMAREQIREGAHLLDLCVDYVGRDGVADMAEIAGRFATASTLPLVLDSTEPAVIQAGLEKLGGRAVINSVNYEDGDGPDSRFARITRLAVEHGAALIALTIDEDGQARTPEHKVAVAERLIADLTGNWGVRECDIIVDCLTFTIATGQEESRRDGIATIEAIRELKRRHPDVQTTLGLSNISFGLNPAARMVLNSVFLNECVEAGLDSAIVHASKILPIARLEEEQREVALDLIYDRRREGYDPLQRFLELFEGVDTKSMKAGKAEELAALPLEERLRRRIVDGEKNGLEADLDEALTTRPALDIVNDTLLEGMKVVGELFGSGQMQLPFVLQSAEVMKSAVAHLEPHMEKSDAEGKGTIVLATVRGDVHDIGKNLVDIILSNNGYNVVNLGIKQPVSAILEAAEEHRADVIGMSGLLVKSTVIMKENLEELNQRKLAATYPVILGGAALTRAYVEQDLHEIYEGEVRYARDAFEGLRLMDALIAVKRGVPGASLPELKQRRVPKRETAVPEVDEPQGAVRSDVAVDNRVPEPPFWGTRVVKGIPLKDYASWLDEGALFKGQWGLKQARAGGPTYEELVESEGRPRLRGLLEKLHTENLLEAAVVYGYFPCVSKGDDLILLHEDGTERTRFTFPRQRRGRRLCLADYFRPEESGERDVVGLQVVTVGSRIGEATAELFASDSYRDYLELHGLSVQLAEALAEYWHARVRAELGFAGEDPADVEDMFALKYRGARFSLGYGACPDLEDRAKIADLLEPERIGVHLSEEFQLHPEQSTDAIVIHHPEAKYFNAR, from the coding sequence ATGGCCTCGCACACGCCATCGACCGTCCACTCCGCCCGCTCCGCGCAGCTGCGCGAGGCCCTGGCCACCCGAGTGGTGGTGGCCGACGGCGCGATGGGCACGATGCTTCAGGCGCAGGACCCCAGCCTTGAGGACTTCCAGCAGCTCGAAGGCTGCAACGAGATCCTGAACGTCACCCGCCCCGACATCGTGCGCTCGGTGCACGAGGCCTACTTCGCGGTCGGCGTGGACTGCGTGGAGACCAACACCTTCGGCGCCAACCTCGCCGCCCTCGGCGAGTACGAGATCTCCGACCGCATCTTCGAGCTCTCGGAGGCCGGCGCCCGCGTCGCCCGCGAGGTCGCCGACGAGTTCACCGCCGGCGACGGCCGCACCCGCTGGGTGCTGGGGTCCGTCGGCCCCGGCACCAAGCTCCCCACCCTCGGCCACGCCGCCTACCCCGTGCTGCGCGACGCCTACCAGCGGAACGTGGAGGGCCTGGTCGCCGGCGGCGCCGACGCCGTCCTCATCGAGACGACCCAGGACCTGCTCCAGACCAAGGCCTCCGTCGTCGGCGCCCGGCGCGCCATGGAGGCGGCCGGTGTGGACCTGCCCCTGCTGGTCCAGGTGACCGTCGAGACCACCGGCACGATGCTCCTCGGCTCCGAGATCGGCGCCGCGCTCACCGCCCTGGAGCCGCTCGGCATCGACATGATCGGGCTGAACTGCGCCACCGGCCCGGCCGAGATGAGCGAACACCTGCGCTATCTCTCCCGGCACGCCCGCACCCGGGTCTCCGCCATGCCCAACGCCGGTCTGCCGGTCCTCGGCAAGGACGGCGCCCACTACCCCCTGTCGCCGGCCGAGCTGGCGGACGCCCACGAGACGTTCATCCGGGAGTACGGCCTGTCGCTGGTCGGCGGCTGCTGCGGCACGACCCCCGAGCACCTGCGCCAGGTCGTCGAGCGGGTGCGCGGCCTGGCCCCGGCCGGGCGCAGCCCGCGCCCCGAGCCGGGCGCCTCCTCGCTCTACCAGACCGTGCCCTTCCGCCAGGACACCTCGTACCTGGCCATCGGCGAGCGGACCAACGCCAACGGCTCGAAGAAGTTCCGCGAGGCCATGCTGGACGGGCGCTGGGACGACTGCGTGGAGATGGCCCGCGAGCAGATCCGCGAGGGCGCGCACCTGCTCGACCTGTGCGTCGACTACGTGGGCCGCGACGGCGTCGCGGACATGGCGGAGATCGCCGGGCGCTTCGCGACGGCCTCCACGCTGCCGCTGGTGCTGGACTCCACCGAGCCCGCGGTCATCCAGGCGGGCCTGGAGAAGCTGGGCGGCCGGGCCGTGATCAACTCCGTCAACTACGAGGACGGCGACGGCCCCGACTCCCGGTTCGCGCGGATCACCCGTCTGGCGGTCGAGCACGGCGCGGCGCTGATCGCGCTGACGATCGACGAGGACGGCCAGGCCCGCACCCCCGAGCACAAGGTGGCCGTGGCGGAGCGGCTGATCGCCGACCTCACGGGCAACTGGGGCGTGCGGGAGTGCGACATCATCGTCGACTGCCTCACCTTCACCATCGCCACGGGCCAGGAGGAGTCCCGCCGCGACGGCATCGCCACCATCGAGGCGATCCGCGAGCTCAAGCGCCGCCACCCGGACGTCCAGACGACGCTGGGCCTGTCCAACATCTCCTTCGGGCTCAACCCTGCGGCCCGCATGGTGCTGAACTCCGTCTTCCTCAACGAGTGCGTGGAGGCGGGCCTCGACTCGGCCATCGTGCACGCCAGCAAGATCCTGCCCATCGCCCGGCTGGAGGAGGAGCAGCGCGAGGTCGCCCTCGACCTGATCTACGACCGGCGGCGCGAGGGCTACGACCCGCTGCAGCGCTTCCTGGAGCTGTTCGAGGGCGTGGACACCAAGTCCATGAAGGCGGGCAAGGCGGAGGAGCTGGCCGCCCTGCCGCTGGAGGAGCGGCTGCGGCGCCGCATCGTCGACGGTGAGAAGAACGGGCTGGAGGCCGACCTCGACGAGGCGCTGACCACCCGCCCGGCGCTCGACATCGTCAACGACACCCTGCTGGAGGGCATGAAGGTCGTCGGCGAGCTCTTCGGCTCCGGTCAGATGCAGCTGCCGTTCGTACTGCAGTCGGCCGAGGTGATGAAGAGCGCGGTGGCCCATCTGGAGCCGCACATGGAGAAGAGCGACGCGGAGGGCAAGGGCACGATCGTGCTCGCCACCGTGCGCGGCGACGTCCACGACATCGGCAAGAACCTCGTGGACATCATCCTGTCCAACAACGGCTACAACGTCGTCAACCTGGGCATCAAGCAGCCGGTGTCGGCGATCCTGGAGGCGGCCGAGGAACACCGGGCGGACGTCATCGGGATGTCCGGGCTGCTGGTGAAGTCCACCGTGATCATGAAGGAGAACCTGGAGGAGCTGAACCAGCGCAAGCTGGCGGCGACCTATCCGGTGATCCTGGGCGGCGCGGCGCTCACGCGCGCGTACGTCGAGCAGGACCTGCACGAGATCTACGAGGGCGAGGTGCGCTACGCCCGCGACGCCTTCGAGGGGCTGCGCCTGATGGACGCGCTGATCGCGGTCAAGCGCGGGGTGCCGGGCGCGAGCCTGCCGGAGCTCAAGCAGCGGCGGGTGCCCAAGCGGGAGACGGCCGTCCCGGAGGTGGACGAGCCGCAGGGCGCCGTCCGCTCGGACGTGGCGGTGGACAACCGCGTCCCCGAGCCGCCGTTCTGGGGCACCCGGGTGGTCAAGGGCATCCCGCTCAAGGACTACGCGTCCTGGCTGGACGAGGGGGCGCTCTTCAAGGGCCAGTGGGGTCTGAAGCAGGCCCGCGCCGGCGGTCCGACGTACGAGGAGCTGGTCGAGAGCGAGGGCCGGCCGCGGCTGCGCGGCCTGCTGGAGAAGCTCCACACGGAGAACCTGCTGGAGGCGGCGGTCGTCTACGGCTACTTCCCGTGCGTGAGCAAGGGCGACGACCTGATCCTGCTGCATGAGGACGGCACCGAGCGGACCCGCTTCACCTTCCCGCGCCAGCGGCGCGGGCGGCGGCTGTGCCTGGCGGACTACTTCCGCCCGGAGGAGTCCGGCGAGCGGGACGTCGTGGGCCTCCAGGTCGTCACGGTCGGCTCCCGGATCGGGGAGGCGACGGCGGAGCTGTTCGCGTCCGACTCCTACCGCGACTACCTGGAGCTGCACGGGCTGTCGGTGCAGCTGGCGGAGGCGCTCGCCGAGTACTGGCACGCGCGGGTGCGGGCCGAGCTCGGTTTCGCGGGCGAGGACCCCGCGGACGTGGAGGACATGTTCGCGCTGAAGTACCGGGGGGCGCGCTTCTCCCTGGGCTACGGCGCCTGCCCGGACCTGGAGGACCGGGCGAAGATCGCGGACCTGCTGGAGCCGGAGCGGATCGGGGTGCACCTGTCGGAGGAGTTCCAGCTGCACCCGGAGCAGTCGACGGACGCCATCGTGATCCACCACCCCGAGGCGAAGTACTTCAACGCCCGTTAA